A single window of Zea mays cultivar B73 chromosome 10, Zm-B73-REFERENCE-NAM-5.0, whole genome shotgun sequence DNA harbors:
- the LOC100192766 gene encoding Secretory carrier-associated membrane protein 6 — protein sequence MHHDPNPFDEGSAEDNPFSNGGAGGGKQQYGFRPTEPVGFGGASRGDAVVDVPLETMGDSRSKVKELSSWESDLKRREADIKRREEALKNAGVPMEEKNWPPFFPIIHHDIANEIPANVQKLQYLAFASWLGIVLCLSWNFVAVIVCWIKEGDSKLFFLATIYALLGIPLSYLIWYRPLYRAMRTNSAFSFGWFFLCYLIHIGFCIIAAIAPPIVFHGKSLTGILAAIDTFSEHVIIGIFYFVGFALFCLETLLSIGVLQKVYMYFRGNK from the exons ATGCATCACGACCCCAACCCCTTCGACGAGGGCAGCGCCGAGGACAACCCCTTCTCA AATGGAGGAGCCGGAGGCGGCAAGCAGCAGTACGGCTTCCGGCCGACTGAGCCCGTCGGGTTCGGCGGCGCTAGCAGGGGCGACGCCGTCGTTGACGTCCCGCTCGAGACCATGGGG GACTCTCGGAGCAAGGTGAAGGAGCTCTCGTCGTGGGAATCAGATCTGAAGCGGCGAGAGGCG GATATCAAGAGGAGGGAAGAGGCGCTGAAGAATG CTGGCGTGCCAATGGAGGAGAAGAACTGGCCACCATTCTTCCCCATCATCCACCATGATATTGCCAATGAGATACCAGCAAATGTGCAGAAGTTGCAGTATCTTGCATTTGCAAGCTGGCTTG GAATTGTGCTTTGTTTGTCCTGGAACTTCGTTGCTGTCATAGTCTGCTGGATCAAGGAGGGAG ATTCAAAGTTGTTTTTCCTTGCAACAATctatgctttgcttggaattcctCTGTCATATTTGATATGGTACAGGCCACTCTACCGTGCAATGAG GACTAACAGTGCTTTCAGTTTTGGATGGTTTTTCCTGTGTTACCTG ATCCACATTGGTTTTTGCATAATTGCTGCCATTGCTCCACCAATTGTATTTCATGGGAAATCATTAAC TGGTATTCTGGCTGCGATTGACACTTTCTCTGAACATGTGATAATTGGG ATCTTTTACTTTGTGGGGTTTGCACTGTTTTGTCTGGAGACACTGCTGAGCATTGGGGTTCTTCAG AAAGTGTACATGTACTTCAGAGGGAACAAGTGA
- the LOC103642018 gene encoding uncharacterized protein, translating into MEVVHGGKGRLAEALVAIDVGRGAWTASVRVAAVGAVPICRRGGSASARTRDPCLCSGPLRHREKGKRGARVCEQGVTDPEGEDTVTGTAHWIEVGSRWRNREANDGLIPEKVKGFLRNVRGHVPSRETFAPPRNTPLAAELLVDICFIGSVNLLLNVLA; encoded by the coding sequence ATGGAGGTGGTCCACGGAGGCAAGGGACGCCTCGCCGAGGCGCTTGTGGCGATTGATGTTGGGAGAGGGGCATGGACGGCGTCGGTGAGAGTGGCGGCGGTGGGAGCGGTCCCGATCTGCCGACGGGGAGGGAGCGCCTCCGCTCGCACTCGCGATCCCTGTCTGTGTTCCGGCCCACTTCGCCATCGAGAGAAGGGGAAGAGAGGAGCTAGGGTTTGCGAGCAGGGAGTGACGGATCCGGAGGGAGAAGACACGGTCACAGGCACCGCTCACTGGATTGAAGTGGGTTCACGGTGGAGGAACAGAGAGGCGAACGATGGGTTGATTCCCGAGAAGGTAAAGGGCTTTTTGCGAAATGTTCGGGGGCACGTGCCATCACGCGAAACGTTCGCTCCTCCGCGAAACACGCCCTTAGCAGCAGAACTGCTTGTTGATATATGCTTTATTGGGTCTGTAAATTTGCTCTTAAATGTATTAGCTTGA